One genomic region from Paraburkholderia azotifigens encodes:
- the glcF gene encoding glycolate oxidase subunit GlcF has protein sequence MQTNLADFIRNTPDGEEADAILRKCVHCGFCTATCPTYQLLGDELDGPRGRIYLIKQMVEGTPVTRSTQLHLDRCLTCRSCESTCPSGVQYGKLVEIGRKLTEEKVPRPFGQRLVRRVLASFVPNSTLFTPAMRLGQHFRPLLPKKLRDKVPQRQRQLEWPTATHPRKMLMLAGCVQPAMMPNVNIATARVLDALGIQTVIAPEAGCCGAIRLHLGYNDEALDDVRQNIDAWWPHVEQGAEAIVMNASGCGATVKEYAHLLRNDPAYAEKAKRIVELTRDISEILPDFEEALTPLTRRRAIHTVAYHPPCTLQHGQQIRGKVEHLLTALGIEVRLPADSHLCCGSAGTYSLTQPALSYALRNQKLEKLKAQEPQIVVSANVGCIAHLQSGTSMPVVHWIELVEHMLAA, from the coding sequence ATGCAAACCAACCTCGCCGACTTCATTCGCAACACACCCGACGGTGAAGAAGCCGACGCCATCCTGCGCAAATGCGTGCATTGCGGCTTCTGCACGGCCACCTGTCCGACCTATCAACTGCTTGGCGACGAACTCGACGGTCCGCGCGGGCGCATCTATCTGATCAAACAGATGGTGGAAGGCACGCCCGTCACGCGCAGCACGCAGCTGCATCTGGACCGCTGCCTGACGTGCCGCAGCTGCGAATCCACCTGCCCTTCCGGCGTCCAGTACGGCAAGCTCGTGGAAATAGGCCGCAAGCTCACCGAAGAAAAAGTGCCCCGGCCGTTCGGCCAGCGCCTGGTGCGCCGCGTGCTCGCGAGCTTCGTGCCGAACAGCACGCTGTTCACGCCTGCGATGCGGCTCGGCCAGCACTTCCGCCCGCTGCTGCCGAAAAAACTGCGAGACAAGGTGCCGCAACGTCAGCGCCAGCTCGAATGGCCGACGGCCACGCATCCCCGCAAGATGCTGATGCTCGCAGGCTGCGTGCAGCCTGCGATGATGCCGAACGTCAACATCGCGACGGCGCGCGTGCTGGACGCGCTCGGCATCCAGACCGTGATCGCGCCGGAAGCGGGCTGTTGCGGCGCGATCCGCCTGCACCTCGGCTACAACGACGAGGCGCTCGACGACGTGCGTCAGAACATCGATGCATGGTGGCCGCATGTCGAACAGGGCGCGGAAGCGATCGTGATGAATGCGTCCGGCTGCGGTGCGACGGTCAAGGAATACGCGCATCTGCTGCGCAATGACCCCGCCTACGCGGAGAAAGCCAAACGCATCGTTGAACTGACGCGCGACATCAGTGAAATCCTGCCGGACTTCGAAGAAGCGCTGACCCCACTCACGCGGCGCCGCGCGATCCATACGGTGGCGTATCACCCGCCCTGCACGCTGCAGCATGGCCAGCAGATTCGCGGCAAGGTCGAGCATCTGCTGACCGCGCTGGGCATCGAAGTCAGGCTCCCCGCCGACAGTCATCTGTGCTGCGGCTCGGCCGGCACCTATTCGCTCACGCAGCCCGCGCTGTCGTACGCATTGCGCAACCAGAAGCTGGAAAAGCTGAAGGCACAGGAGCCGCAGATCGTCGTGTCCGCGAATGTGGGTTGTATCGCGCATTTGCAAAGCGGCACCTCCATGCCTGTCGTGCATTGGATCGAACTCGTCGAGCACATGCTCGCGGCCTGA
- a CDS encoding FAD-linked oxidase C-terminal domain-containing protein — protein sequence MNAPGELSPELSPEMLAQRQREVVQALMAVLPTHCLLYREEDTVAYECDGLAAYRRLPLAVALPETESQVQRIVQICHRLNVPIVPRGAGTSLSGGAMPIRHGVVVSLARFRKIIEVDPYARTATVQPGVRNLSISEAAAPYGLYYAPDPSSQIACTIGGNVAENSGGVHCLKYGLTVHNVLRVRAITMEGEIVEFGSLSPDAPGLDLLAVVIGSEGMFAIVTEVTVKLIPKPQASQVIMASFDDVVKGGDAVAGIIAAGIIPAGLEMMDKPATRAVEEFVNAGYDLDAAAILLCESDGTPEEVSEEIVRMTAVLREHGATRIQISRTEAERLRFWSGRKNAFPAAGRISPDYYCMDGTVPRRSIGPLLARIEEMEKKYNLRCINVFHAGDGNMHPLILFNGNDLDEWHRAEAFGCDILETCVELGGTVTGEHGVGIEKINSMCVQFSPEERDAFHAVKRAFDPACLLNPDKGIPTRARCAEYGKMHVRGGLLPHPELPRF from the coding sequence ATGAACGCACCCGGCGAGCTGTCCCCAGAGCTGTCGCCCGAGATGCTCGCGCAGCGTCAGCGCGAAGTCGTGCAGGCGTTGATGGCCGTGCTGCCAACGCATTGCCTGTTGTATCGCGAGGAAGACACGGTCGCGTATGAATGCGATGGCCTGGCCGCGTATCGTCGCCTGCCGCTGGCCGTCGCGTTGCCTGAAACGGAATCACAGGTGCAGCGCATCGTGCAGATCTGCCACCGGCTGAACGTCCCCATCGTGCCGCGCGGCGCGGGCACGAGCCTGTCGGGCGGCGCGATGCCGATCCGGCATGGCGTGGTCGTGTCGCTCGCGCGCTTTCGCAAGATCATCGAAGTCGATCCGTATGCGCGCACGGCGACCGTCCAGCCGGGCGTGCGAAATCTGTCGATCTCCGAAGCGGCCGCGCCTTATGGCCTCTACTACGCGCCCGATCCTTCGTCGCAGATCGCCTGCACGATCGGTGGCAACGTCGCGGAAAATTCGGGCGGCGTGCACTGCCTCAAGTACGGTCTGACCGTGCACAACGTGCTGCGCGTGCGCGCGATCACGATGGAAGGCGAGATCGTCGAGTTCGGCTCGCTGAGCCCCGACGCGCCGGGTCTCGATCTGCTTGCGGTGGTGATCGGCAGCGAAGGCATGTTCGCGATCGTCACGGAGGTCACGGTCAAGCTGATTCCGAAGCCGCAGGCGTCGCAGGTCATCATGGCGAGTTTCGACGACGTCGTGAAAGGCGGCGATGCCGTCGCGGGCATCATTGCCGCAGGCATCATCCCGGCCGGTCTCGAGATGATGGACAAGCCGGCCACGCGGGCCGTCGAGGAATTCGTGAACGCTGGCTACGACCTCGACGCGGCCGCGATCCTGCTCTGCGAATCGGACGGCACGCCCGAGGAAGTCAGCGAGGAAATCGTCCGCATGACGGCTGTGCTGCGCGAACACGGCGCGACGCGCATCCAGATCTCGCGCACTGAGGCCGAGCGCCTGCGCTTCTGGTCGGGCAGGAAGAACGCCTTTCCTGCCGCCGGCCGCATTTCGCCCGACTACTACTGCATGGACGGCACGGTGCCGCGCCGCAGCATCGGCCCGCTGCTCGCGCGTATCGAAGAGATGGAAAAGAAGTACAACCTGCGTTGCATCAACGTGTTTCACGCGGGCGACGGCAACATGCATCCGCTGATCCTCTTCAACGGCAACGACCTGGACGAGTGGCATCGCGCCGAGGCCTTCGGCTGCGACATACTCGAAACCTGCGTCGAACTGGGCGGGACGGTGACGGGCGAGCATGGCGTGGGCATCGAAAAGATCAATTCGATGTGCGTGCAGTTTTCGCCGGAAGAGCGCGACGCGTTCCACGCGGTCAAGCGCGCGTTCGATCCCGCCTGTCTGCTCAATCCCGACAAGGGTATTCCGACGCGCGCGCGCTGCGCCGAGTACGGAAAGATGCACGTACGGGGCGGGCTGCTGCCTCATCCGGAACTGCCGCGGTTCTGA
- a CDS encoding cob(I)yrinic acid a,c-diamide adenosyltransferase: MGNRLSKIATRTGDDGTTGLGDGSRVRKDDARIAAIGDVDELNSNIGVLLCETLPDDVRAALTVIQHDLFDLGGELCIPGHSMIADAHLAQLDTWLAGYNGTLPPLREFILPAGTRAASLAHVCRTVCRRAERSIVALGAVDTINEAPRRYVNRLSDLLFVLARVLNRVDGGGDVLWRHDRGAHRGGGQRSD; the protein is encoded by the coding sequence ATGGGCAACCGCTTGAGCAAAATCGCGACGCGCACGGGCGACGACGGCACCACAGGTCTCGGCGACGGCAGCCGCGTGCGCAAGGACGACGCGCGCATTGCGGCAATCGGCGACGTCGACGAACTGAACTCGAACATCGGCGTGTTGCTGTGCGAAACCCTGCCCGACGACGTGCGAGCCGCGCTGACGGTGATCCAGCACGACCTCTTCGATCTGGGCGGCGAGCTATGCATTCCAGGCCATTCGATGATCGCCGATGCGCATCTCGCGCAACTCGATACATGGCTTGCCGGCTACAACGGTACGCTGCCGCCGCTCCGGGAGTTCATCCTGCCCGCGGGTACGCGCGCGGCGTCGCTCGCTCATGTGTGTCGCACGGTGTGCAGGCGTGCCGAGCGGTCGATTGTTGCACTGGGCGCCGTCGATACAATTAACGAAGCGCCGCGCCGCTACGTGAACCGTCTGTCGGATCTGCTGTTCGTTCTGGCACGCGTGCTGAACCGCGTGGACGGCGGCGGTGATGTGCTGTGGCGCCATGACCGTGGCGCGCATCGAGGGGGCGGGCAACGCAGCGACTAG
- a CDS encoding calcium-binding protein, with product MAKTKLNAEREHRIEMEIVVDAYTEEERAMSWYCYLEEQLSFPFKASVRKPMDSSPLPTGEHVCVTGLAHEDLCRVGIFVWVRWKERDVVAPLAQIAPLSGDKPTRVAVTDWHYWHDQGRTF from the coding sequence ATGGCCAAGACAAAGCTCAACGCGGAACGTGAACATCGCATCGAGATGGAAATCGTCGTCGACGCTTATACCGAGGAAGAGCGTGCGATGTCGTGGTACTGCTATCTGGAAGAGCAGCTCTCCTTCCCATTCAAGGCCAGCGTTCGCAAGCCAATGGACTCCTCGCCGCTGCCCACGGGCGAACACGTCTGCGTCACCGGACTTGCTCATGAGGATCTGTGTCGGGTTGGAATCTTCGTCTGGGTACGGTGGAAAGAACGCGACGTGGTGGCGCCCCTGGCTCAGATCGCTCCGTTGAGCGGCGACAAGCCGACTCGAGTCGCGGTCACGGACTGGCACTATTGGCATGATCAAGGCCGCACATTCTGA
- the tnpC gene encoding IS66 family transposase: protein MRKLGIMVDMPPAAITVADLPIEPEALQAFALEQNRLAWVLWEQLESLQHQIAQLNRARFGVSSERLTGQAELFDTGSDLPVPPEPAKVPVAGHTRKGRPALPKDLPRTRIEYDLSDEQKAAFDTLERIGEERSETLHYEPSRLTVIEHVRFKYAAKKNGESTIVTASAQPSPLPKSNASASLLANILVNTYVDHLPLNRQEMRHARRGVHLPRATLCEWKLAAAELLEVLLPPLRVHQLQAPRMHVDDTTLPLLEKGRKATRTARLWGYLGAGQREENGVWVDHPPALVFEFAESRSGSHPLKYLQKYKGYLQADAYSGHAALYETGDIVEGGCWAHCRRRFFEIAKSQSKPGLAAQALQWIAQLYAIESRIREHTPDLKYAARQTETLPLLVRFRQWLEGNVIGLPVQAPLAKAFGYALRHWQALVRCTESGILLPDNNALERQIRPIALGRANWTFAGSPRGARAAATMYSLLGTARLNGFEPYAWLKDTLEKLPSYPVNRAHELLPLAR from the coding sequence ATGCGCAAGTTGGGCATCATGGTTGACATGCCGCCCGCCGCCATCACTGTCGCGGATCTGCCGATCGAGCCCGAAGCGCTGCAGGCATTCGCGCTCGAACAGAACAGGCTCGCGTGGGTGCTGTGGGAGCAACTCGAAAGCCTGCAGCACCAGATCGCCCAGTTAAATCGCGCACGCTTCGGCGTCAGTTCCGAGCGGTTGACGGGCCAGGCGGAATTGTTCGATACCGGCTCGGACTTACCGGTCCCACCCGAGCCCGCCAAGGTTCCGGTTGCGGGCCACACACGCAAGGGCCGTCCCGCGCTACCGAAAGATCTGCCGCGTACGCGCATCGAATACGATCTGAGTGACGAACAGAAGGCCGCATTCGATACGCTCGAGCGCATTGGCGAGGAGCGCAGCGAGACGCTGCATTACGAGCCGTCCAGGCTCACCGTCATCGAGCACGTTCGTTTCAAGTATGCGGCGAAGAAGAACGGTGAGTCGACCATCGTGACCGCCAGTGCCCAGCCTTCGCCGTTGCCGAAGAGCAATGCGAGCGCGAGCCTGCTGGCAAACATTCTGGTCAACACCTACGTCGATCATCTGCCGTTAAACCGGCAGGAGATGCGCCACGCGCGCCGTGGTGTGCATCTACCTCGGGCAACGCTGTGCGAGTGGAAGCTCGCGGCGGCCGAGTTGCTCGAAGTACTGTTGCCGCCGCTGCGGGTTCATCAGTTGCAGGCGCCGCGCATGCACGTAGACGACACCACGCTACCGCTGCTCGAGAAAGGTCGCAAGGCAACACGAACCGCGCGATTATGGGGCTATCTCGGCGCCGGACAACGCGAGGAGAATGGCGTTTGGGTCGACCATCCGCCGGCGCTCGTGTTCGAGTTCGCCGAGTCGCGCTCGGGCTCGCATCCGTTGAAGTACCTGCAGAAGTACAAAGGTTATCTGCAGGCGGACGCGTATAGCGGACATGCCGCGCTCTATGAAACCGGCGACATCGTCGAAGGCGGATGCTGGGCCCATTGCCGCCGACGCTTCTTCGAAATCGCCAAATCGCAAAGTAAACCAGGACTCGCGGCGCAGGCGCTGCAATGGATCGCCCAGTTGTATGCGATCGAATCGCGAATTCGTGAGCACACACCGGATCTCAAATATGCGGCGCGGCAAACCGAGACGCTTCCGCTGCTCGTGCGATTCCGGCAATGGCTGGAGGGCAACGTCATCGGTTTACCGGTACAGGCGCCGCTGGCGAAGGCCTTCGGATACGCGTTACGCCATTGGCAGGCGCTCGTTCGTTGCACTGAGAGCGGCATCTTGTTGCCAGACAACAATGCGCTGGAACGACAGATTCGCCCGATTGCCCTGGGAAGGGCGAACTGGACCTTCGCGGGCTCGCCACGTGGCGCCCGAGCCGCTGCTACGATGTACTCCCTTCTCGGCACGGCGCGCCTGAACGGCTTTGAGCCGTATGCGTGGCTCAAGGATACGCTCGAGAAGCTGCCGTCGTATCCTGTCAACCGCGCGCATGAACTGCTGCCGCTCGCCCGTTAA
- the tnpB gene encoding IS66 family insertion sequence element accessory protein TnpB (TnpB, as the term is used for proteins encoded by IS66 family insertion elements, is considered an accessory protein, since TnpC, encoded by a neighboring gene, is a DDE family transposase.), whose protein sequence is MLIAADVRAYICREPVDMRKSIDTLSYLVEPLLAQKPASGNLFVFVGRDRTKVKCLYWDRTGFALWYKRLEHGHFPSPASLAQRGFTLAELNAWLEGIEIPAREPHLAVAVTRVS, encoded by the coding sequence GTGCTGATCGCGGCTGACGTTCGGGCCTACATCTGCCGTGAGCCAGTCGACATGCGCAAGTCGATAGACACACTGTCGTATCTGGTCGAACCGCTGCTTGCCCAGAAGCCGGCCTCCGGCAATCTGTTCGTGTTCGTGGGCCGAGACCGCACGAAGGTGAAGTGCTTATATTGGGATCGCACCGGTTTCGCACTTTGGTACAAGCGACTTGAACACGGACATTTCCCATCACCGGCCTCGCTCGCACAACGCGGCTTCACGCTCGCCGAGCTCAATGCCTGGCTCGAAGGTATCGAGATTCCAGCACGCGAACCGCATCTTGCGGTCGCGGTGACGCGCGTCAGTTGA
- the tnpA gene encoding IS66 family insertion sequence element accessory protein TnpA translates to MVNPTEETTGPGARCSRQGEAFWREMVMAWKRSGLGARRFCREQGLAVSTFGLWRKKLASRTTAQTNPLAVTPDATFVIARADGEPEPVVTQPSTTADASSSRDRVTLSLAGVRIELTGAHAERIVRFVLGQLGGARC, encoded by the coding sequence ATGGTCAACCCAACCGAAGAGACTACGGGACCGGGAGCGCGCTGTTCTCGGCAAGGCGAGGCATTCTGGCGCGAGATGGTCATGGCGTGGAAACGAAGCGGTCTTGGCGCCCGACGTTTCTGCCGTGAGCAAGGGCTTGCAGTCAGTACCTTCGGCCTGTGGCGCAAGAAACTCGCGAGCAGGACAACTGCCCAGACGAACCCGCTCGCCGTGACCCCGGATGCGACGTTTGTCATTGCCCGTGCAGATGGTGAGCCAGAGCCGGTCGTGACGCAGCCATCGACGACGGCAGATGCATCGTCGTCACGTGACCGAGTGACCTTGTCCCTCGCCGGTGTTCGCATCGAACTGACCGGTGCTCATGCCGAACGCATCGTGCGCTTCGTGCTCGGGCAACTCGGAGGTGCGCGGTGCTGA
- the aroG gene encoding 3-deoxy-7-phosphoheptulonate synthase AroG translates to MPPHNTDDVRIRELKELTPPAHLIREFPCDEKVSDLIFNARQSMHRILHGMDDRLIVIIGPCSIHDTKAALEYAGRLIEQRKRFAGELEVVMRVYFEKPRTTVGWKGLINDPYMDNSFKINDGLRTARELLLKINELGLPAGTEYLDMISPQYIADLISWGAIGARTTESQVHRELASGLSCPVGFKNGTDGNVKIAVDAIKAASQPHHFLSVTKGGHSAIVSTAGNEDCHIILRGGKAPNYDADSVNAACSDIGKAGLAARLMIDASHANSSKKHENQIPVCADIGRQIAAGDERIVGVMVESHLVAGRQDLQDGCALTYGQSITDACIGWDDSIAVLEGLAEAVKQRRIARGSGN, encoded by the coding sequence ATGCCCCCGCACAATACCGACGATGTCCGCATCCGCGAATTGAAAGAACTGACGCCGCCTGCGCATCTGATCCGCGAATTCCCGTGCGACGAAAAGGTGTCGGACCTGATCTTCAACGCGCGCCAATCGATGCACCGGATCCTGCACGGCATGGACGACCGGCTGATCGTCATCATCGGGCCGTGCTCGATTCACGACACCAAGGCCGCACTGGAATACGCAGGCCGTCTGATCGAGCAGCGCAAGCGCTTCGCGGGCGAGCTTGAAGTGGTGATGCGCGTGTACTTCGAGAAGCCGCGCACGACGGTGGGCTGGAAAGGCCTCATCAATGATCCGTACATGGACAACAGCTTCAAGATCAACGACGGCCTGCGCACGGCGCGCGAGCTGCTGCTGAAGATCAACGAGCTGGGCCTGCCCGCGGGCACCGAATACCTCGACATGATCAGCCCGCAATACATCGCCGACCTGATTTCGTGGGGCGCGATCGGCGCGCGCACGACGGAATCGCAGGTGCATCGCGAACTCGCGTCAGGCCTGTCGTGCCCTGTCGGCTTCAAGAACGGTACGGACGGCAACGTGAAGATCGCCGTCGACGCGATCAAGGCCGCGTCGCAGCCGCACCACTTCCTGTCGGTCACGAAGGGCGGCCATTCGGCCATCGTGTCGACGGCGGGTAACGAGGATTGCCACATCATCCTGCGTGGCGGCAAAGCCCCGAATTACGACGCGGACAGCGTGAACGCCGCGTGCAGCGACATCGGCAAGGCGGGCCTCGCCGCACGGCTGATGATCGATGCGAGCCATGCGAACAGCTCGAAGAAGCACGAGAACCAGATTCCCGTGTGCGCCGACATCGGCCGTCAGATTGCGGCGGGCGACGAGCGCATTGTCGGCGTGATGGTCGAATCGCACCTCGTCGCAGGACGGCAGGATCTGCAGGACGGCTGCGCGCTGACATATGGCCAGAGCATCACCGATGCGTGTATCGGCTGGGACGACAGCATTGCCGTGCTCGAAGGCCTCGCGGAGGCCGTCAAGCAGCGGCGCATCGCGCGCGGCAGCGGCAACTGA
- the tldD gene encoding metalloprotease TldD → MNIIEPSIRNLATAKDVLLTPYGLDEAVLTRTLAEIFTHRVDYADLYFQATRSEAWSLEEGIVKSGSFSIDQGVGVRAVSGDRTAFAYSDDLSPEAIRQAAIATRAIAKAGGGKQKIKAASTLTGVSGRDLYLPSDPLHSLDATAKVKLLERIEQMARSRDPRITQVMAGLAGEYDVVLVARSDGALAADIRPLVRVSVTVIAEQNGRREIGSGGGGGRFDYGYFTDDILSKYVDDAVHAALVNLDARPAPAGAMTVVLGPGWPGVLLHEAIGHGLEGDFNRKGSSAFAGRIGEQVAAKGVTVVDDGTLPNRRGSLNIDDEGNPTQCTTLIEDGILKGYIQDTLNARLMKMPVTGNARRESYAALPMPRMTNTYMLNGDKDPQEIIESVKNGLYAVNFGGGQVDITNGKFVFSASEAYMIENGKITYPVKGATLIGSGPESLKYVSMIGNDMSLDTGVGVCGKEGQSVPVGVGQPTLRIEKMTVGGTV, encoded by the coding sequence ATGAACATCATCGAACCCAGCATCCGTAATCTCGCGACGGCCAAAGACGTGCTGCTCACGCCCTACGGCCTTGACGAAGCCGTGCTGACCCGCACGCTCGCCGAAATCTTCACGCATCGCGTCGATTACGCCGACCTCTACTTCCAGGCCACGCGCAGCGAGGCATGGAGCCTCGAGGAAGGCATCGTCAAATCGGGCAGCTTCAGCATCGACCAGGGCGTCGGCGTGCGCGCCGTGTCGGGCGACCGCACGGCGTTCGCGTATTCGGATGACCTGTCGCCGGAAGCGATCCGCCAGGCGGCCATCGCCACGCGCGCCATCGCGAAGGCGGGCGGCGGCAAGCAGAAGATCAAGGCGGCATCGACGCTGACGGGCGTGTCAGGGCGCGATCTGTATCTGCCGTCCGATCCGCTCCATTCGCTCGACGCGACCGCGAAAGTCAAGCTGCTGGAGCGCATCGAGCAGATGGCGCGCAGCCGCGATCCGCGCATCACGCAGGTGATGGCGGGCCTCGCGGGCGAATACGACGTCGTGCTCGTCGCGCGCAGCGACGGCGCGCTGGCCGCGGACATCCGCCCGCTGGTGCGCGTGTCGGTGACGGTGATCGCCGAGCAGAACGGCCGCCGCGAAATCGGCAGCGGCGGCGGCGGCGGACGCTTCGACTACGGCTATTTCACTGACGACATCCTGTCGAAGTACGTCGACGACGCGGTGCACGCGGCCCTCGTCAATCTCGACGCGCGTCCGGCGCCCGCCGGCGCGATGACGGTCGTGCTCGGACCGGGCTGGCCCGGCGTGCTGCTGCACGAAGCGATCGGCCACGGTCTGGAAGGCGACTTCAACCGCAAGGGTTCGTCGGCGTTCGCCGGGCGCATCGGCGAGCAGGTCGCGGCCAAGGGCGTGACGGTGGTCGACGACGGCACGCTGCCGAACCGCCGCGGCTCGCTGAACATCGACGACGAAGGCAATCCGACGCAGTGCACGACGCTGATCGAAGACGGCATCCTGAAGGGCTACATCCAGGACACGCTGAACGCGCGTCTGATGAAGATGCCCGTGACGGGTAACGCGCGCCGCGAATCGTACGCCGCGCTGCCGATGCCGCGCATGACCAACACGTACATGCTCAACGGCGACAAGGATCCGCAGGAAATCATCGAATCGGTGAAGAACGGCCTGTACGCGGTGAATTTCGGCGGCGGCCAGGTCGACATCACGAACGGCAAGTTCGTGTTCTCGGCGTCCGAGGCGTACATGATCGAAAACGGCAAGATCACGTACCCCGTCAAGGGCGCGACGCTGATCGGCAGCGGTCCGGAGTCGCTCAAGTATGTGAGCATGATCGGCAACGACATGTCGCTCGATACAGGCGTCGGCGTGTGCGGCAAGGAAGGCCAGAGCGTGCCAGTAGGCGTCGGCCAGCCGACGCTGCGCATCGAAAAAATGACAGTCGGCGGAACGGTCTGA
- a CDS encoding carbon-nitrogen hydrolase family protein, with the protein MSDLNTQSAKSPPPADPFRVAALQMVSTPERDRNLTDAEHLIAQAAADGAQLVLLPEYFCFMGFKDTDKLTVRESYGDGPIQQFLADAARRHQVWIIGGTLPLKAPEETRVLNTTLVFDPQGNEAARYDKIHLFNFEKGEESFDEARTIRPGDTVRTFDAPFGRVGLSVCYDLRFPELYRRMGDCALIVVPSAFTYTTGRAHWETLLRARAVENQCYVLAAAQGGKHENGRRTWGHSMLIDPWGEIIDVRDEGAGVVAGNIERSRIDEVRQSLPAWRHRVLS; encoded by the coding sequence ATGAGCGACCTGAACACGCAGTCCGCGAAGTCCCCTCCCCCCGCTGATCCGTTCCGCGTCGCCGCGCTGCAGATGGTGAGCACGCCGGAGCGCGACCGCAACCTCACCGATGCCGAACACCTGATCGCACAAGCCGCCGCAGACGGCGCGCAGCTCGTGCTGCTGCCCGAGTATTTCTGCTTCATGGGCTTCAAGGACACCGACAAGCTCACCGTGCGCGAATCCTATGGCGACGGGCCGATCCAGCAGTTTCTCGCCGATGCCGCGCGCCGGCATCAGGTCTGGATCATCGGCGGCACGCTGCCTTTGAAGGCGCCCGAAGAAACGCGCGTGCTGAACACGACGCTCGTGTTCGATCCGCAGGGCAACGAGGCCGCACGCTACGACAAGATCCATCTGTTCAACTTCGAGAAAGGCGAAGAATCGTTCGACGAAGCGCGCACGATCCGGCCGGGCGACACCGTCCGCACGTTCGATGCGCCGTTCGGGCGCGTGGGCCTGTCCGTCTGCTACGATCTACGCTTTCCCGAGCTGTACCGGCGCATGGGCGACTGCGCGCTGATCGTCGTGCCGTCCGCCTTCACGTACACGACGGGCCGCGCGCACTGGGAAACACTGCTGCGCGCGCGGGCCGTCGAAAACCAGTGCTACGTGCTCGCCGCAGCGCAAGGCGGCAAGCATGAAAATGGCCGGCGCACGTGGGGCCACAGCATGCTGATCGACCCGTGGGGCGAGATCATCGACGTGCGCGACGAAGGCGCGGGCGTCGTCGCGGGCAATATCGAGCGCTCACGCATCGACGAAGTGCGGCAAAGTCTGCCCGCCTGGCGTCACCGCGTGCTGAGCTGA